One genomic region from Lathamus discolor isolate bLatDis1 chromosome 21, bLatDis1.hap1, whole genome shotgun sequence encodes:
- the CIST1 gene encoding uncharacterized LOC729966 homolog, protein MARCALRLLLCCAAALLAADTAHGHSTGSGTEASPFPSSSVTATSLGTPDVFPSGSDTGTADVSPTSKAAASTTPPPSPGTAVSPSSTPASTVLKASDTAATSDPPAPTSSPHPATASSPSGITGSPGALTNPTSNTTTAPSPSRTPGSVEATSPSNTTVAPSPSHPAVPSSAATGHPSSSTAAPAPSSPGSSKPPPAPSSPTVSPGPTSTRTAPAMGTSAVVGSSAQPPTKPSPAVVAIICLFICLLVGGAALLLVRLSRRRSPRFQHLDEVPMSNPGDPPAAQ, encoded by the exons ATGGCCCGGTGCGCGCTGcgcctgctgctctgctgcgcCGCTGCCCTGCTCGCCGCAG ATACAGCCCATGGCCACAGTACTGGCTCAGGGACAGAAGCGTCACCCTTCCCATCCAGTTCAGTCACAGCCACCAGCCTGGGGACACCCGATGTGTTTCCATCTGGCTCTGACACGGGGACGGCCGATGTGTCTCCaaccagcaaagcagcagcatctacAACACCGCCTCCCAGCCCAGGCACCGCAGTGTCCCCGTCCAGCACGCCGGCCTCAACGGTGCTTAAGGCTTCCGACACAGCTGCGACATCAGATCCACCAGCACCAACATCTTCACCCCACCCAGCCACAGCATCGTCTCCCTCTGGGATAACGGGGTCACCAGGAGCTCTGACAAACCCAACATCCAACACAACCACGGCACCGTCTCCATCCAGGACACCGGGCTCGGTGGAAGCAACGTCTCCATCCAACACAACCGTGGCACCGTCTCCATCCCACCCGGCCGTGCCCAGCTCTGCGGCCACAGGACATCCCTCCAGCTCCACGGCGGCACCAGCCCCATCCTCACCCGGGTCCTCCAAgccccctcctgctcccagctcccccaCAGTGAGCCCCGGTCCCACCAGCACCAGAACGGCACCAGCCATGGGCACCAGCGCCGTGGTTGGCAGCTCCG cacagccccCCACCAAACCCAGCCCTGCCGTGGTCGCCATCATCTGCCTCTTCATCTGCCTGCTGGTggggggagcagcgctgctgctgGTGCGGCTGTCCCGGCGCAGGAGCCCCCGCTTCCAGCACTTGGACGAGGTGCCCATG AGCAACCCAGGTGACCCCCCCGCTGCTCAATAA
- the JUND gene encoding transcription factor JunD, which produces METPFYHDDVLSGLGTGFAPSSGSTGLLLPFPGGSMMKKDALGMALPEQVAAALKAPGASSGEAAGLLGSAELGLLKLASPELERLIIQSNGLVTTTPTTGQFIYPKAAASEEQEFAEGFVKALEDLHKQNQLGGGAAGSGGAAAAGGGTGGAGGSGAGELPAAGLAPEPPVYANLSSYPAVSYAADPGPFAAPPPRLPPPPPPPPPPLKDEPQIVPEVPSFGESPPLSPIDMDTQERIKAERKRLRNRIAASKCRKRKLERISRLEEKVKSLKSQNTELASTASLLREQVAQLKQKVLSHVNSGCQLLPQHQHQVPAY; this is translated from the coding sequence ATGGAAACACCCTTCTACCATGATGATGTGTTGAGCGGGCTCGGCACCGGCTTCGCCCCGTCCTCCGGTAGCACCGGgctcctcctgcctttccccGGCGGCAGCATGATGAAGAAGGACGCGCTCGGGATGGCTTTACCGGAACAAGTCGCGGCGGCTTTGAAAGCACCGGGTGCGTCCAGCGGCGAGGCGGCGGGGCTGCTGGGCTCGGCCGAGCTGGGGCTGCTGAAGCTGGCGTCCCCCGAGCTGGAGCGGCTCATCATCCAGTCCAACGGGCTGGTCACCACCACGCCGACCACCGGCCAGTTCATCTACCCCAAAGCGGCCGCCTCCGAGGAGCAGGAGTTCGCCGAGGGCTTCGTGAAGGCGCTGGAGGACTTGCACAAGCAGAACCAGTtgggcggcggcgcggcggggagcggcggggcaGCGGCTGCCGGAGGAGGAaccggcggggcgggcggcagcgGCGCGGGCGAGCTGCCCGCCGCCGGGCTGGCCCCGGAGCCGCCGGTGTACGCCAACCTCAGCAGTTACCCGGCCGTGAGCTACGCCGCCGACCCCGGCCCCTTCGCGGCGCCCCCTCCgcggctgccgccgccgccgccgcctcctcctcctccgttAAAGGACGAGCCTCAGATCGTGCCGGAGGTGCCGAGCTTCGGGGAGAGCCCCCCGCTCTCCCCCATCGACATGGACACGCAGGAGCGGATCAAGGCGGAACGGAAGCGGCTGAGGAATCGCATCGCCGCTTCCAAGTGCCGCAAGAGGAAGCTGGAGCGGATCTCCCGCCTGGAGGAGAAGGTGAAGAGCCTCAAGAGCCAGAACACGGAGCTGGCCTCCACCGCCAGCCTGCTCCGGGAGCAGGTCGCCCAGCTCAAGCAGAAGGTCCTCAGCCACGTCAACAGcggctgccagctcctgccgcagcaccagcaccaggtCCCCGCGTACTGA
- the LSM4 gene encoding U6 snRNA-associated Sm-like protein LSm4 has translation MLPLSLLKTAQNHPMLVELKNGETYNGHLVSCDNWMNINLREVICTSRDGDKFWRMPECYIRGSTIKYLRIPDEIIDMVKEEVVSKGRGRGGMQQQKQQKGRGIGGAGRGVFGGRGRGIPGSGRGQQEKKPGRQAAKQ, from the exons ATG CTGCCCCTGTCCCTGTTGAAGACGGCGCAGAACCACCCCATG CTGGTGGAGCTGAAGAACGGGGAGACGTACAACGGGCACCTGGTGAGCTGCGACAACTGGATGAACATCAACCTGCGGGAGGTCATCTGCACGTCCCGG GATGGAGACAAGTTCTGGAGGATGCCAGAGTGCTACATTCGTGGCAGCACCATTAAATACCTGCGGATCCCCGATGAGATCATTGACATGGTGAAAGAAGAGGTGGTGTCCAAGGGCAGAGGCCGTGGTGGGATGCAACAGCAGAAGCAACAGAAGGGCCGTGGCATTGGAGGTGCTGGACGAG GTGTGTTTGGTGGCCGTGGCCGAGGGATCCCAGGCAGCGGAAGAGGCCAGCAGGAGAAAAAGCCAGGCagacaagcagcaaagcagtga